From the Lampris incognitus isolate fLamInc1 chromosome 10, fLamInc1.hap2, whole genome shotgun sequence genome, one window contains:
- the xab2 gene encoding pre-mRNA-splicing factor SYF1, whose amino-acid sequence MPSLKGKADVIFDEDDLPYEEEIIRNPYSVKCWMRYIEFKQNGPKSTLNMIYERALKELPGSYKLWYNYLRERRKQVKGKCITEPVYEEVNNCHERALVFMHKMPRIWLDYCQFLVSQCKITRSRRTFDRALRGLPVTQHPRIWPLYLRFARNLPLPETAIRVYRRYLKLCPENAEEYIDYLQSVGRLDEAAVRLAAVVNDESFVSKEGKSNYQLWHALCDLISQNPDKVTSLNVGAIIRGGLTRFTDQLGKLWCSLADYYIRSGHFEKSRDVYEEAILTVVTVRDFTQVFDSYSQFEESMIAAKMETTSEMGQDEEDDIDLELRLARFEQLITRRPLLLNSVLLRQNPHNVHEWHKRVKLYEGNPRQIINTYTEAVQTIDPMKATGKPHSLWVSFAKFYEENEQLDDARTIFGKATKVNYKQVDDLASVWCEYGEMELRHENYDQALHILRKATAIPAKKAEYFDSSEPVQNRVYKSLKVWSMLADLEESLGTFQSTKAVYDRIIDLRIATPQIIINYAMFLEEHNYFEESFKAYERGISLFRWPNVYDIWNTYLTKFIDRYGGKKLERARDLFEQALDGCPAKFAKTIYLLYAKLEEEYGLARHAMAVYERATQAVETEEMHHMFNIYIKRAAEIYGVTYTRAIYQKAIEVLPDEHSRDMCLRFADMESKLGEIDRARAIYSYCSQICDPRVTANFWQTWKEFEIRHGNEDTIREMLRIKRSVQATYNTQVNFMSSQMMKATTSSTGTVSDLAPGQMGVDDMKMLEQKAQQLAAEAEKDKPKPKEKILFVRSDTSRSELAELSKQANPDEIDIDDDDEDEDEEGQEPDEVQLEQKSIPTAVFGGLKDD is encoded by the exons ATGCCCTCACTGAAAGGAAAAGCGGATGTTATATTT GATGAGGACGATCTCCCTTATGAAGAAGAGATTATAAGGAACCCGTATTCAGTCAAGTGCTGGATGCGGTATATCGAGTTCAAACAGAATGGCCCCAAATCTACCCTCAATATGATTTATGAGCGGGCTCTGAAAGAGCTGCCTGGCAG TTACAAGCTGTGGTACAACTACTTGAGAGAAAGGCGGAAACAAGTCAAAGGGAAATGCATCACAGAGCCAGTCTATGAGGAGGTTAATAATTGCCATGAAAGAGCATTAGTGTTCATGCATAAG ATGCCCAGAATTTGGCTTGATTACTGCCAGTTCTTGGTCTCTCAGTGCAAGATAACAAGGAGTCGGAGAACATTTGATCGTGCACTCAGAGGTCTCCCTGTCACTCAGCATCCTCGCATCTGGCCTCTATACCTACGCTTCGCCCGTAACTTGCCCCTGCCTGAGACAGCCATCCGGGTCTACCGCAGATACCTTAAG CTGTGTCCGGAGAATGCGGAGGAGTATATAGACTACCTGCAATCTGTTGGCCGCTTGGATGAAGCAGCTGTGCGACTAGCAGCTGTTGTCAATGATGAAAGCTTTGTGTCCAAAGAGGGCAAATCTAACTACCAG CTGTGGCATGCGCTATGTGACCTGATCTCACAGAACCCTGATAAGGTGACCTCTTTAAATGTGGGGGCCATTATCCGAGGAGGCCTCACACGCTTCACAGACCAACTTGGCAAACTTTGGTGCTCGTTGGCAGATTATTACATCCGGAGTGGCCACTTTGAGAAG TCCCGTGATGTGTATGAGGAGGCTATTCTGACTGTGGTGACCGTAAGAGACTTCACCCAAGTGTTTGATAGTTACAGCCAGTTTGAGGAGAGCATGATTGCTGCCAAGATGGAGACGACCTCTGAGATGGGACAAGATGAAGAGG ATGACATTGATCTGGAGCTTAGACTGGCCCGCTTTGAACAGCTGATAACCAGGCGGCCTCTCTTGTTGAACAGCGTATTACTGCGTCAGAACCCTCACAATGTCCATGAGTGGCACAAGAGGGTAAAGCTGTATGAGGGCAACCCACGGCAA ATCATCAATACATACACGGAGGCAGTGCAGACCATAGATCCCATGAAGGCCACTGGCAAGCCTCACTCGCTTTGGGTTTCCTTCGCCAAATTCTATGAAGAAAACGAGCAGCTGGATGAC GCCAGGACCATCTTTGGGAAGGCCACCAAAGTGAACTACAAGCAGGTAGATGACTTAGCAAGTGTCTGGTGTGAGTATGGAGAGATGGAGCTACGCCATGAGAACTATGACCAGGCATTGCACATACTTAGG AAAGCAACAGCAATTCCAGCCAAAAAAGCTGAGTACTTTGACTCATCTGAGCCAGTCCAGAACAGGGTCTACAAGTCCTTGAAGGTTTGGTCTATGCTAGCAGACCTGGAGGAGAGTCTTGGAACTTTCCAG TCTACGAAGGCCGTGTATGATCGTATCATTGACCTCCGCATCGCTACACCACAGATCATCATCAATTATGCTATGTTCCTCGAAGAACACAACTACTTTGAGGAAAGTTTTAAG GCATATGAGCGAGGTATTTCTCTCTTCAGATGGCCCAACGTCTATGACATCTGGAACACCTACCTTACTAAGTTTATTGATCGCTATGGGGGCAAGAAGCTGGAGAGAGCCAGAGATTTATTCGAGCAAGCTTTAGATGGATGCCCTGCTAAGTTTGCCAAGA CAATTTACTTGCTTTATGCTAAGTTGGAAGAGGAGTATGGTTTGGCGCGACATGCCATGGCTGTCTATGAAAGGGCAACACAGGCAGTGGAGACTGAAGAGATGCATCATATGTTTAACATCTACATTAAGAGAGCTGCAGAAATCTATGGAGTTACCTACACCAGAGCCATCTATCAGAAGGCCATTGAG GTCCTTCCAGATGAGCATTCTAGGGACATGTGCCTCCGTTTTGCTGACATGGAGAGCAAGTTGGGTGAGATTGACCGAGCCAGAGCAATCTACTCCTACTGTTCCCAGATCTGTGATCCCAGG GTGACCGCTAATTTCTGGCAGACATGGAAAGAATTTGAGATTCGCCATGGTAACGAGGACACTATCAGAGAGATGCTGAGGATCAAACGCAGTGTACAGGCCACCTATAACACCCAGGTCAACTTCATGTCCTCTCAGATGATGAAGGCCACTACCAGCTCCACAGGCACTG TGTCAGACCTGGCTCCAGGCCAGATGGGGGTAGATGACATGAAGATGCTGGAGCAGAAGGCACAGCAACTTGCTGCAGAAGCAGAAAAGGACAAACCGAAGCCCAAAGAAAAGATTCTGTTTGTCAG GAGTGACACCTCTCGCAGTGAGCTAGCTGAGCTTTCCAAACAAGCTAATCCTGATGAGATTGACATtgacgatgatgatgaagatgaagacgaGGAAGGGCAAGAACCAGACG AAGTGCAGCTTGAACAGAAGAGTATCCCGACAGCTGTCTTTGGAGGGCTAAAAGATGACTGA